Genomic window (Thiohalophilus sp.):
GCCGGTTCAAAGGAGGTCATTTTCTAATTAAAGTGACAATTTTCAATGTTGAGTTTTGAGTGACGGTATTCACTAACCAATTCAAAATTCATCATTCAGAATTCAAAATTACTTTGCGGCCTTCGCGTCTTTGCGTCCTCTGCGTTATTTTCCAGAGCGTCAGGGAAAGAGACATTACCCTGAAACTGGCCACTAACGGGAATGAGGGTCAGGCGACCTGGACGGGAATGGTATTGCGGGTGTGGGTGATGTTGTTGTGCTCGTCGAGATAGACGAGTTTGGGCTTGTAGCTGGCCAGTTCTTTCTGATCCAGGCCGACGTAGGCGCAGATGATGATCACATCGCCGGGGTTGGCTTTGTGCGCGGCGGCGCCGTTGACGGAGACGATGCCGGACTCATCCTTGGCACGGATCGCGTAGGTGGTAAATCGCTCGCCGTTGGTGACGTTGTAGATTTCGATCTGCTCGTATTCGCGGATACCGGAAATTTCGAGCAGTTTGCCGTCAATCGCGCAGGAACCTTCATACTCCAGCTCCGAATGGGTCACCCGGGCCCGGTGCAGCTTGGCCTTCAGCATGGTGGTCATCATGGTCCAACTGTTCCTCTATCACTACGACACGCGTTTGGGAACTATCTATTTTAGCATGCCCAACCCGGCCTTCCTACCAGCCAAGATCTTCTTTTATAAGGTGTTTTTACAGACCTGGCTTGACAGGCCCCGCCGCTTTTGGCTGACCGCCTTCAAATTCGCAGGTTATCAATCAGCCGTACCTCGCCCAGCCGCGCAGCTCCCAGTACCACCAGCGGTTCGCCGACAACGGCAGCCCGCAGATCGACCGCGCTGCGAACAGTGATATATTCGGGCTCGAAACCGGCGGCAATCAGCTGCTCCCATGCCCCGGCTTCAAGCTGGGTAAAATGCGTCTGCCCCGACCGCACCTGTTCGGCGACCCACTGCAGGATGGCGTAAAGCCGGGGCGCTCGCTGCCGCTCGTCCGCGCCCAGCAGCCGGTTGCGCGAGCTCATGGCCAGCCCGTCCGCTTCGCGCCGCGTCGGCCAGCCAACGATCTCCAGCGGCAGATTCAAATCCGCTACCAGCTTGCGCACCACCAGCAGCTGCTGGTAATCCTTCTCGCCAAACAGCGCCACTTCCGGCAGCACCACCTGAAACAGCTTGGTCACCACGGTCGCGACACCGGTAAAGTGGCCGGGTCGGCGTGCGCCTTCCAGTTCCCCGGTCAGCTGTGGGACCTCCACCCGGGTCACCGTCTCGCGGCCTTCGGGATACATGGCTTGCTCGCCGGGCGCGAAAACCGCCGCCACGTTCAGCTTTGACAGCTGCGCAAGATCATCATTCAGGGTGCGGGGATAACGCTGAAAATCGGCGGCATCATCGAACTGCAGTGGATTGACGAAGACACTGACCACCACCCGATCGGCCCGACGCGCGGCCTCGCGCACCAGATCCAGATGCCCCTCATGCAGGTTGCCCATGGTGGGCACCAAGGCGATACGCCAGCCGGCGGCCCGCCACGACAGACTTTGCAGCTGCATGTCGCGGACCTGATCAAAAACCTGCATATCGAAATGCTCCGCTACGGCACCGAACAGGAAAACCGGCCTGATCGGTTTATTCGGCTTGCTTGCAGCGATAAATATCGTAGACCCGTCGGCCATCCTCGATGTCGGAGATGGCAACAATCGTGTCTCCCTTGATATCCGCCGCGTTATTGCGCGCCAGGATTTCCAGTTCCTCCTGCATCGCTTCTTGCTTGCGTTCTACGCCGATGACGGTAGATTTGACCGACACGGTGGTCTTGCCCAGACGCTTGCAGTGTTCAACATGTTGCTTTTCAACCACCCTGACCTGTTCACCGGCAGGGTCCAGTTTGACCCAGGTACAGCCCTGCAAAACCACCAGTGTTATAACGAGGAGTAATTTTTTCATTTCGACCTCCGATCCTTGTGCGTTATTGATAACTTTGTGCCGGTTGCGGGAACTCGCCGGATTTGACCTGACGCACGTATTCCGCAATCGCCTCCTGAATGCCCTGGCCCGGTCCCAGTCCACGTAAAAAATCGCGGACAAAACGCGGCCGCTTGCCGGGTGTGATACCCAGCAGATCATAGATCACCAGGACCTGGCCGTCGCAGTCGGCACCGGCACCAATGCCAATGGTCGGAATGGAGACCGATTCGGTGATCTGGATCGCCAGTTGCCGGGGAATACACTCGAGGACCAGCAATGCGGCACCGGCCTGCTCCAGGGCCCGGGCATCCTCGATCATCTGTCGCGCCGCCTCGGCATCGCGTCCCTGAACCCGGTAGCCGTCCGGCCCGGCCACCGACTGGGGCAACAACCCCAGGTGACCGCAGACGGGCACCCCGTTGTCGACCAGATGGCGCACCCGGGTCACCAGTGGACCACCGCCTTCCAGCTTGACCATGTCGGCGCCGGCCTCCAGCAAGGCCCGACCGTTTTCCAGCGCCCGGGCATCGTCGGCATAACTTTGATATGGCATATCGGCGATCAACTGTGCCCGTTGCCGGGCGCGGGCCACGTGGGCGATATGATAAACCATGTCCGCCATGCTCACCGGGCGGGTGGAATCGTGCCCCTGCACCACCATCCCCAGCGAATCGCCCACCAGTAACACCTCCACCCCCGCCTGTTCGCACTGGCGGGCCATGCTCGCGTCATAGGCCGTCAGTACCGCGATCTTCTCGCCACGCTGTTTCATGGCGCGCAAATCTTCGACCGTTAATATGGGTTCATCGTTCGGGCTCATAGTTCCAGAGGTCCGGGGTTGAAATAATGACGGCCACTGCGAATCTTGCCGATCTGCTCCAGCAACAGTTCGTAATCCTGTACCTTGTTGGCAAAGTCGATCCCGGCGGCATTGACGATCAACAGGGGCGACGCGTTGTAATCATGAAAAAACGCCATGTAACTTTCGCTCAAGCGGTGCAGGTAATTGGGATCCAGGCTGCGTTCATAGGGGCGGCCGCGCTCGGCAATGCGTTTGCGCAATACGTCAACCGGCGCCTGCAGGTAAACCACCAGATCCGGTTGCGGCCCGCTCACGGCCATGTGTTGATATACCTGATCATAGAGTTTGAACTCTTCGGCATCCAGGGTCAGCTCGGCGAACAGGCGATCCTTTTCCATCAGGAAGTCGGCCACCCGCACCGGAGCGAACATATCGCTCTGTTGCAGTTCCTGGATCTGGCGCACCCGTTGAAACAGAAAAAACAGCTGGGTTTGCAGCGCCACACCGCGGGGGTTGTCATAAAAGCGTTCCAGAAACGGATTTTCATCCGCGCCTTCGAGAATCAGATCCGAGCCGAAAGAATCGGCCAGGCGCCGGGCCAGGGTGGTCTTGCCCACCCCGATCGGCCCTTCCACCACAATGTAACCGAGAGAACCGCTATCACGCATCTGGCAGACGCTCCGGCCGATCCGCCGCGACCCGGGGCAGTAACTCCTGCAGCGATCCGTGACCCGGAATAATGAAATCCGGTGCGACAATCTCCTGCAACGGGAACAACACAAATGCCCGCTCGCTGATGCCCGGGTGCGGAATGGTTAAACGTTGATCGTTGATCGTTTCCTCGCCATAGAGTAACACATCCAGATCCAGCGTACGGGGCCCCCAGCGTTGCGCGCCGCGTTGCCGCCCATGGGCCTGCTCAATGGCCTGCAGTGTATCCAGCAGGGCATGCGGGGCAAGCCCGGTCTGCAGCGCCACCACGGCATTGATATAATCCGGCTGATCGGCCGGACCCATGGGCGTGGAGCGATACAGGGATGACGCCGCCTGCAAGGCGCTCTCCTCCAGCCGCTCCAGTTCCGCCATGGCCTGTCTGACCTGGGCAAGCGGATCATCGAGGTTGCTGCCCAGGGCAATATAAGCGGTGATCATGTGTGTTTTTTCCGGCGCCGCCGACCGCGCTTGCTCTTGCCGGGAGAGACCGTCTGCAGCATGTCGCGCTGGCCTTTCTCGTCGGCCTCCTGAAACTGCGTCCACCAGTCGCACAATTCCTGCAACGGCTCACCGGCCTGCTGACGCAGCAACAGAAAATCATACCCGGCGCGAAACCGGGGGGCCTCCAGCAGGCGCACCGCCCGCTTGCCCTGGCGTCGTGACAGACGTGCCTGCATCAACCAGGTCTCTTTCATCGGCAGACCGAACCGTTTGGGAATGGTGATGCGGCGGGTCTGCGCCTGCACCACGTCGCCGGCCGCCTGTTGCAGGGCCTGCAGCTCGCTCTCATCCTGTTCCTGTAACAGCTGTGCCTGTTGCCGGACCACCGGCCACAGCAGCACGCCAAATAAAAAGAACGGCGTGACCGGCTTGTCATCCTGGAGACGGCGATCCGTGTTACCCAGACCGGCTTCGATAAAGCGCCGGGTATAACCGTCATCAGCTTCCATTAAATCGGCCGTCTGCGGGAACAGGTAACGGAAAATATCGTAGTGCACTAACAGTTCGAACGCCCGGATCCCATAGCCACTCATAAACAGCTTCAGGATTTCCTCGAACAGCCGTGCCGGGGGCACATCCAGCAGCCGCCCGCCATGGCGAGCGAACTGCTGCTCCAGTTGCGGATCAAGACTGAAGCCAAGCTTGGCGGCAAAACGCAGCGCCCGCAGCAGACGGACGGGATCTTCCTGGATGCGCACCTCGGGATCGCCAATCATCCGCAGCCGGCGCTGTTCCAGATCGCTCAGCCCGCCGGTGTAGTCGACCAGGGAAAAATCCTCGATGTTGTAATACAAGGCATTGACGGTGAAATCGCGCCGGAAGGCATCCTCTTCCAGGCTGCCGAAGACGTTATCGCGCAGAATCATCCCGTCGGTCATCACCCCGTCTTCGTCCCCGTCGCGGTGCTGGGCCCGAAAAGTGGCGACTTCGATGATATCCCGGCCAAAATGCACATGCGCCAGCCGAAAACGCCGGCCGATCAGCCGGCAATTGCGAAACAGCTTTTTGACCTCGTCGGGGGTGGCGTCCGTCGCCACGTCGAAATCCTTGGGCCGATGGCGCAATAGCAAATCGCGCACCCCGCCGCCGACCAGATAGGCCGCATAGCCGGCCTTTTTCAGGCGATAGAGCACCTTGAGCGCATACTCACTGATATCCGCCCGGGAGACGGCATGCTCGGCACGTGGGATGATTTCTGGCTGCAACGGGAACTGGCTCGTAATCTATTAATTATTAAAGCAATTTGGTCAGCACCCGATAATAACAAAAAATCGGCATAACCATGTATTTTTTGCTGCCCTGTCACCGTACCGGGTTTTGTTGCCACACACGGGAGAAAATAATGACGAAATTCACACGCCCCTTGCTGACCGCCTCGTTACTGGGTTTGAGCCTGAATGCCACCGCCCTGCCGTTTGCCACCTACGAGGCCCGCTCGGCCGGGATGGGCACCACCGGCGTGGCCAGCAGCAATATCGCCTCGGCCCCCTTCACCAACCCGGCCATGCTGGCCGCCCAGCGTTTCGAGGACGATTTTTCCCTCACCGCCGGGCTCGGGGTTCAGGCCATCGATAACGAAAACCTGCTGGATGATATCGAGGACTTCAGCGACGCCTACGACGCCGGCGATGCGGCCGGGACACAGGCTGCTGCCCTGAGCGCCGACGGCAAGCGGCTCGACGTGCTGGGCAACGGCGCCCTGAATGTCGGCTTCTCGGCGGAAAAATGGGCCGGGGCCGTCAGTGCCAACCAGTATATTCAGGCCAACAGCGGCGTCACCTACGCTGGCAGCAACGGTGTCGATTCAACCATCGACCTGGTCGGCCTGGAAGTGACCGAGGTGGGCGTCAGCCTGGCCCGCCAGTTCGGTCGCCTGTCCATCGGCCTCACGCCCAAATCCCAGTCGGTCACTTCCTATGATTCGGACTCGGTCCTGCTGCGCACGGTCGACGATCTAAGCGATCTGATCGACGCCGCCACCGAGGAAGGCGAAAAGGATCACGGCGGCAGCCTCAATGCCGATATCGGCCTGGTCTACCAGCTGGGCGAGGAAAGCCGCTGGCAGGTCGGCGTGGTGATGCGCAATATCAGTGAGCAAACCTACACCACTTCACGGAACAATACGGTGAAGATCGAACCCCAGACCCGCGCCGGCCTGGCCTATAACGGCGATGTCATCACCGTGGCGGTGGATTACGATCTGCAGGAAAACGATCCGCTGGTCGACGGCAGCGACAAGACCCAGATGCTGGCCGCCGGGCTCGAGGTCGATGCCTTCAACACGCTCAAGCTGCGCGCCGGGTATGTGAAAAACACCGCCGACGTCACCGGCCCCGACGATGACCTGCTCTCCGCCGGCCTGGGCGTCAACATCCTGGGACTGCAGGTCGACGCCGCGGTCATGGGCAACGACAACAACCTGTCCGGCTTTGTGCAGATGGGGTTGCAGTTCTGAGCAATCACCCCGGCACTCTCGCAAAGACGCTGAGCCGCAAAGAAAAGCATATTATTTTCTCTGCGCCTCCGCGTCTCTGCGAACTCCGCGTTTAATTTTCGTACTCGAAAGTCGTAGACATAATGGATTGACCTGCCCAGCCTCGACAACGTGGGTTATGTTAGGAGGTTGGGAAAACCCATTAACACAGAGCCACATCGAGGGGGCAGGTCATGAACGAGTTTAACAACATTTACGTTGGTTTGGATGTTCACAAAGCCACGATTGCGGTTGCCGTTGCCAGGGAGGGACGTGGCGAGCCGGAATATCACGGCGAAATCGAGAACAGCTGCGCCGCTGTGGCCAAGCTGATCAACCGGCTGAGCCCGGATGGCGAGGCACTGCGCTTCTGTTACGAAGCCGGCCCGTGCGGTTACGGTCTCTATCGGCAACTGATCGGCCTGGGTCATGCGTGCGAGGTGGTTGCTCCCTCGCTCATTCCTCGCAAGTCCGGCGAGCGGATGAAGACCGATCGGCGTGATGCGCTGATGCTGGCCCGGCTGCATCGCTCCGGCGAGCTGACGGCGGTCTGGGTACCGGATGAAGAACAAGAAGCCATGCGTGATCTGAGTCGGGCCCGGGAGGACATGAAAAGCCTGGAGCTCAAGGCACGGCAACGGTTGGGCGCGTTTTTGCTGCGTCATGGCAAGCGTTATCCCGGGAAGAGCCGATGGACCCAGGCACATTGGCGCTGGTTGGAGGGCGTCAAGTTCGAACAGGTGCTCCAGCAACTCGTGCTACAGGAGTACATCGATAGTGTCAGGTCGGCCCAACGGCGCGTGGCACAGCTGGAGGCGCAGATGCGCGACCATCTTGGCATCTGGTCGCTTGGCGTGGTGGCCGAAGCGCTGATGGCGCTGCGCGGGGTGAGTCTTGTCACGGCCGTGACAACGTTGGCCGAGCTGGGCGACATTACCCGTTTTGACTCGCCCCGGGAACTGATGGGCTATCTTGGACTGGTGCCCAGCGAACACTCCAGCGGCCCGTCACGACGTCAGGGCGGGATTACCCGCACGGGCAACGGCCATGTGCGACGCGTGCTGGTGGAGGCCGCCTGGAATTACCGCTTTGCCGCCCGCAAGACCCACTGTATTGAACGGCGTGCCGAGAAAACGTCCCCCCAGGTTCAGGCCATCGCCTGGCAGGCACAAAAACGCCTGTGTGGACGCTACCGAACGCTGATGCAGGCGGGCAAGGATAAAAAGCAGGTGACCACCGCCGTGGCGCGGGAACTAGCGGGCTTTATCTGGGCCATCGTCTGTGAAGTTCAGGGGAAAGCCCACGGCAGCAAGGCACTGGCATGACGCACGGTCAGTGGCTTCGGCTCAGGGTATGGGAGGCCGGTGAGGAGAACCCCTGCCGGGCCTATGTGGCGTCCTTTTTAGGGAGGGCAGACCCACGACTGTAGAGAAGGGCAGCTCCGCGACGAAGTGAAGTCAGGTCGGTAACCAACCCACGCATATCAGAGTGATCCACCGTCGCTAATTGCCTTTCATATCCTGAGCCGAAGCCATTGATAAGGAAATGAAAACAACATAATCAGTGCAAGCGTTTGACAGGTCAATCCATATCAGGCCCGATAAAGCACCCTGCGGGCATAAACTCCGCGGTATCGGGCAACACCGCCGATTGCCGGACACCGCGTTGCTATGTCCGGCCTACCACTGCGTGACACCTCTGCCAACACGAATAATGTCAGGTAGCGCTATGCGCAATCTGACCTACGGCTACTGCTGTTACCGCAGAGACGCAGAGTGCGCAAAGGGATATTGTATTCATAATTCAACACTAAAAATCATTTCTCCGCGTCCTCTGCGTCTCTGCGGTGAAACAGTCTTTTCCAGACACAAAAAGCCCGGCCATCACAGGCCGGGCTTTTTTGCAGGTTAACGACGGGTTACTGGAAGTCGGCTACCAGTGCCTCGCGGATGTCGTCGCTGACGGTGATACTGGTCGTCAGGTTCTCATGGTCGATGCCCATATTAATCGCCGCGCCGTTTTTGGCGGCTTCGACCATCGGCGGGGTGAGCTCGAAGCGCATGAAATGCACCGACGAGGTCTTGGTCTCGTCTTCCCGTTCCATGTCTTCATCGGCAATGGCATAGACCTTGTCCTGGCCTTCAACCTGGACCCAGACTTTATCCTCGACACCGATTAGTTTGGCCAGCGCCTTTTTGCGCTCCTCTTCATCCTCATATTC
Coding sequences:
- a CDS encoding deoxynucleoside kinase codes for the protein MRDSGSLGYIVVEGPIGVGKTTLARRLADSFGSDLILEGADENPFLERFYDNPRGVALQTQLFFLFQRVRQIQELQQSDMFAPVRVADFLMEKDRLFAELTLDAEEFKLYDQVYQHMAVSGPQPDLVVYLQAPVDVLRKRIAERGRPYERSLDPNYLHRLSESYMAFFHDYNASPLLIVNAAGIDFANKVQDYELLLEQIGKIRSGRHYFNPGPLEL
- a CDS encoding DUF3501 family protein, coding for MAMLTRDDLMSLEEYARERKNFRAKVLEHKKSRKVILSDHATLYFEDKLTMQYQIQEMLRVERIFEQEGIQDELDAYNPLIPDGSNLKATFMIEYEDEEERKKALAKLIGVEDKVWVQVEGQDKVYAIADEDMEREDETKTSSVHFMRFELTPPMVEAAKNGAAINMGIDHENLTTSITVSDDIREALVADFQ
- a CDS encoding IS110 family transposase, which gives rise to MNEFNNIYVGLDVHKATIAVAVAREGRGEPEYHGEIENSCAAVAKLINRLSPDGEALRFCYEAGPCGYGLYRQLIGLGHACEVVAPSLIPRKSGERMKTDRRDALMLARLHRSGELTAVWVPDEEQEAMRDLSRAREDMKSLELKARQRLGAFLLRHGKRYPGKSRWTQAHWRWLEGVKFEQVLQQLVLQEYIDSVRSAQRRVAQLEAQMRDHLGIWSLGVVAEALMALRGVSLVTAVTTLAELGDITRFDSPRELMGYLGLVPSEHSSGPSRRQGGITRTGNGHVRRVLVEAAWNYRFAARKTHCIERRAEKTSPQVQAIAWQAQKRLCGRYRTLMQAGKDKKQVTTAVARELAGFIWAIVCEVQGKAHGSKALA
- the traF gene encoding conjugal transfer protein TraF, with the translated sequence MTKFTRPLLTASLLGLSLNATALPFATYEARSAGMGTTGVASSNIASAPFTNPAMLAAQRFEDDFSLTAGLGVQAIDNENLLDDIEDFSDAYDAGDAAGTQAAALSADGKRLDVLGNGALNVGFSAEKWAGAVSANQYIQANSGVTYAGSNGVDSTIDLVGLEVTEVGVSLARQFGRLSIGLTPKSQSVTSYDSDSVLLRTVDDLSDLIDAATEEGEKDHGGSLNADIGLVYQLGEESRWQVGVVMRNISEQTYTTSRNNTVKIEPQTRAGLAYNGDVITVAVDYDLQENDPLVDGSDKTQMLAAGLEVDAFNTLKLRAGYVKNTADVTGPDDDLLSAGLGVNILGLQVDAAVMGNDNNLSGFVQMGLQF
- the pcnB gene encoding polynucleotide adenylyltransferase PcnB, which translates into the protein MQPEIIPRAEHAVSRADISEYALKVLYRLKKAGYAAYLVGGGVRDLLLRHRPKDFDVATDATPDEVKKLFRNCRLIGRRFRLAHVHFGRDIIEVATFRAQHRDGDEDGVMTDGMILRDNVFGSLEEDAFRRDFTVNALYYNIEDFSLVDYTGGLSDLEQRRLRMIGDPEVRIQEDPVRLLRALRFAAKLGFSLDPQLEQQFARHGGRLLDVPPARLFEEILKLFMSGYGIRAFELLVHYDIFRYLFPQTADLMEADDGYTRRFIEAGLGNTDRRLQDDKPVTPFFLFGVLLWPVVRQQAQLLQEQDESELQALQQAAGDVVQAQTRRITIPKRFGLPMKETWLMQARLSRRQGKRAVRLLEAPRFRAGYDFLLLRQQAGEPLQELCDWWTQFQEADEKGQRDMLQTVSPGKSKRGRRRRKKHT
- the folK gene encoding 2-amino-4-hydroxy-6-hydroxymethyldihydropteridine diphosphokinase, which translates into the protein MITAYIALGSNLDDPLAQVRQAMAELERLEESALQAASSLYRSTPMGPADQPDYINAVVALQTGLAPHALLDTLQAIEQAHGRQRGAQRWGPRTLDLDVLLYGEETINDQRLTIPHPGISERAFVLFPLQEIVAPDFIIPGHGSLQELLPRVAADRPERLPDA
- the panC gene encoding pantoate--beta-alanine ligase, translating into MQVFDQVRDMQLQSLSWRAAGWRIALVPTMGNLHEGHLDLVREAARRADRVVVSVFVNPLQFDDAADFQRYPRTLNDDLAQLSKLNVAAVFAPGEQAMYPEGRETVTRVEVPQLTGELEGARRPGHFTGVATVVTKLFQVVLPEVALFGEKDYQQLLVVRKLVADLNLPLEIVGWPTRREADGLAMSSRNRLLGADERQRAPRLYAILQWVAEQVRSGQTHFTQLEAGAWEQLIAAGFEPEYITVRSAVDLRAAVVGEPLVVLGAARLGEVRLIDNLRI
- a CDS encoding DUF4156 domain-containing protein; translated protein: MKKLLLVITLVVLQGCTWVKLDPAGEQVRVVEKQHVEHCKRLGKTTVSVKSTVIGVERKQEAMQEELEILARNNAADIKGDTIVAISDIEDGRRVYDIYRCKQAE
- the panB gene encoding 3-methyl-2-oxobutanoate hydroxymethyltransferase, producing MSPNDEPILTVEDLRAMKQRGEKIAVLTAYDASMARQCEQAGVEVLLVGDSLGMVVQGHDSTRPVSMADMVYHIAHVARARQRAQLIADMPYQSYADDARALENGRALLEAGADMVKLEGGGPLVTRVRHLVDNGVPVCGHLGLLPQSVAGPDGYRVQGRDAEAARQMIEDARALEQAGAALLVLECIPRQLAIQITESVSIPTIGIGAGADCDGQVLVIYDLLGITPGKRPRFVRDFLRGLGPGQGIQEAIAEYVRQVKSGEFPQPAQSYQ
- the panD gene encoding aspartate 1-decarboxylase — its product is MMTTMLKAKLHRARVTHSELEYEGSCAIDGKLLEISGIREYEQIEIYNVTNGERFTTYAIRAKDESGIVSVNGAAAHKANPGDVIIICAYVGLDQKELASYKPKLVYLDEHNNITHTRNTIPVQVA